One segment of Arthrobacter sp. MMS18-M83 DNA contains the following:
- the pheS gene encoding phenylalanine--tRNA ligase subunit alpha codes for MTDTLPGAAIPNPLDEAAITAAVEEAVAAIAAASSLEELKAVRLAHTGEKSPLSLANREIGGLAKEQKAAAGKLMGSSRGRVNQALAARTAVLEAENDARILVEETVDVTAAPRRRRAGARHPLSTLQDRVADIFVGMGWEIAEGPEVESEWFNFDALNFKPDHPAREMQDTFFVEPPEAHLLMRTHTSPVQVRSMLERDVPIYVLCPGKVFRTDELDATHTPVFHQFEGLAIDKKLSMADLRGTLEHFARQMFGDEAQIRLRPNYFPFTEPSAELDIWHPGAKGGPRWIEWGGCGMVNPNVLRAAGIDPDEYSGFAFGMGIERTLMFRNEVGDMRDMIEGDVRFSEHFGMEI; via the coding sequence ATGACTGACACTTTGCCGGGCGCTGCCATCCCGAACCCTCTGGATGAAGCCGCCATCACCGCTGCCGTTGAGGAAGCAGTCGCCGCGATTGCCGCTGCATCCTCCCTCGAAGAACTCAAGGCCGTCCGCTTGGCGCACACCGGCGAGAAGTCGCCTTTGAGCCTTGCCAACCGTGAAATCGGTGGTCTGGCCAAGGAGCAGAAGGCCGCTGCGGGCAAGCTCATGGGCTCCTCGCGCGGCCGCGTCAACCAGGCGCTCGCAGCACGGACCGCTGTGCTCGAAGCCGAAAACGACGCCCGTATCCTCGTGGAGGAAACCGTCGACGTCACGGCAGCACCGAGGCGACGCCGCGCCGGTGCCCGCCACCCCCTGTCCACGCTTCAGGATCGCGTGGCGGACATTTTCGTCGGCATGGGCTGGGAAATCGCCGAAGGCCCGGAGGTTGAATCCGAGTGGTTCAACTTCGACGCCCTCAACTTCAAGCCGGACCACCCTGCCCGCGAAATGCAGGACACCTTCTTCGTTGAACCTCCCGAGGCGCACCTGCTCATGCGCACGCACACCTCCCCGGTGCAAGTCCGTTCCATGCTGGAGCGCGACGTGCCCATCTACGTGCTGTGCCCGGGCAAGGTATTCCGCACCGACGAACTCGATGCCACCCACACGCCCGTGTTCCATCAGTTCGAGGGCCTGGCCATCGACAAGAAACTGAGCATGGCGGACCTCCGCGGCACTTTGGAGCACTTCGCACGGCAAATGTTCGGTGACGAGGCGCAAATTCGCCTGCGGCCCAACTACTTCCCGTTCACGGAGCCGTCGGCGGAGCTGGACATTTGGCATCCCGGCGCCAAGGGCGGCCCCCGTTGGATCGAATGGGGCGGCTGCGGCATGGTCAATCCCAACGTCCTGCGCGCTGCGGGCATCGACCCGGACGAGTATTCAGGTTTTGCCTTCGGCATGGGCATCGAGCGTACGCTCATGTTCCGCAACGAGGTCGGCGACATGCGCGACATGATCGAAGGCGATGTACGTTTCAGCGAGCACTTCGGGATGGAGATCTAA